The following DNA comes from Babylonia areolata isolate BAREFJ2019XMU chromosome 31, ASM4173473v1, whole genome shotgun sequence.
TgatcttttttgctgttgttttgtttcatctaaAGAGAAAATGTTTTGTATGTTATAGAGTTGAATATCTGTGATATGTGAACATGTTATGTTGAACACAAGATATATTCCAGTTACACAGTTATAACATTGATAGTATcttgaggtaaaaaaaacaattatttgaaattgtgtttGCCATTTCTTTCTAGTTTGTGAACTTTTGTTTGCTCGATGGAAGTGAACATTTAAAGCTGACAGCATACCATTGCAAAATCAGAAGTATTCCTTGGAATCTGCTTGAGATGTACACGAGCCATACTGACTGTTCTCACAGGTGCAAAGGCTTCTTCAAGCGCACAGTGCAGAACAAgcgagtgtatacatgtgtggcAGACGGAGACTGTGAGATCAACAAGATTCAGCGGAATCGTTGCCAGTACTGCCGCTTCAAAAAGTGCCTGCAGATGGGCATGGTTCTTGCCGGTAAGATTGACGAGTCCTTGCTTTTAGTCATCagtgcgtgtgagtgactggtgtgaaagtgctttggtttgtctctccACAAAATTCAGTGCTATATTATATATTGTTaatatcattactgtcatcatcatcatcatcatcatcaccgggtAAAAGTTAGTAATACTGATGAAACTTAAGCttcagcaatcatcatcatcattatcataatctaaGCGAAGAGAAATGTCTCTTGTTGGTTTTCACATGAGAAGAAACCTGATTCACACAAATGGTGCTGACAGGTGATGAGAAGTGTAGTGGACATTGTAAGGAGTTATTTCATTTCTATCAGTGATCATGGTTATGACAAGAACAGTGATAGAGTTATAACGAGGAATAACAATGAAGTATTGTTAACAAATAGATGTACAGCATTTTTAAAACAGAACTCCTCAGCATGTAAAGATAGCGTTAGAAGGGGCAagagcatgcaaacacacacatgcatacatatatacatggagAAAGAATTTTTTCCACTATTTGACAGATGCATAGTGGACCGCAAGCAAGAGGacacaaatatatgtgtatattgtGTTCGAGCATGCGTTTAAAAACAGCTTTACTACACATCTTCAAGAGTATGTTTTTGTGCATGTAGGCACTTGCTTGTGTGAAGCAGTGGGTTCAGTGATGGAGACACGTGTTGAAACGATGATTACGGAACGCAGTGATGATCATGTTGCAGCGGTGCGTGAAGACCGGATGCCTGGCGGGAGAAATTCTGGAGCCGTCTACAATCTGTATAAGGTGAGTCACAATGTCGTCAGTGGGAATTGTGTGCATCAACTGGTATGTGTGTCGAGTAGAAAAGGTCCGAGGAACTATTAAAggggtttttcttgttgttttattgaagaaagcCACTAAGAGCTGGGTTTGATTGATCAATCAAGTGTCTTATTTTTGATTTTTGAATATCGAATGATAAAAAGTTTTTAATGTTTCGTttgtggttggggtttttttggagggtgtgtgtgtgggggtgggggggggggggggggggtgtgtgttaagAAAGCCTGTGCTGTGAGAGCCAGGTGAGATTGAAAAAGGATGATGTTTTCAATTTTGAGAGCCAGGTGAGATTGAAAAAGGATGATGTTTTCAATTTTGAGAGCCAGGTGAGATTGAAAAAGGATGATGTTTTCAATTTTGAGAGCCAGGTTAGATTGAAAAGGATGATGTTTTAAATTTTGAGAGCCAGGTGATATTGAAAAAGGATGATGTTTTAAATTTTGAGAGCCAGGTGAGATTGAAAAAGGATGATTTTTTCAATTTTGAGAGCCAGGTGAGATTGAAAAAGGATGATGTTTTCAATTTTGAGAGCCAGGTGAGATTGAAAAAGGATGATGTTTTCAATTTTGAGAGCCAGGTGAGATTGAAAAAGGATGATGTTTTAAATTTTGAGAGCCAGGTGAGATTGAAAAAGGATGATATTTTAAATTTTGAGAGCCAGGTTAGAGTGAAAAAGGATGATGTTTTCAATTTTGAGAGCCAGGTCAGATTGAAAAAGGATGATGTTTTAAATTTTGAGAGCCAGGTTAGATTGAAAAAGGATGATGTTTTCAATTTTGAGAGCCAGGTGAGATTGAAAAAGGATGATGTTTTCAATTTTGAGAGCCAGGTGAGATTGAAAAAGGATGATGTTTTCAATTTTGAGAGCCAGGTGAGATTGAAAAAGGATGATGTTTTCAATTTTGAGAGCCAGGTGAGATTGAAAAAGGATGATGTTTTAAATTTTGAGAGCCAGGTTAGAGTGAAAAAGGATGATGTTTTAAATTTTGAGAGCCAGATGAGATTGAAAAAGGATGATGTTTTGAATTTTTAATATTTGACAATAacaaatattttgtttttgtataagagACACTGTTGGATTTTATTTGTTGATTATTTCAAAAGATTATGAAGAAACTCCCACCTTGCCTTGGTATTGATGGGCTTAAAGAAGGTACTGGGAATGGTTTGTCATGATTCAGCTTGTCAAATGCTGTGGATGCgtttagtttgtatttgtatttctttttatcacaacagatttctctgtgtgaaattccggctgctctccccagggagagcgcgtcgatacactatagcgccacctttttttttttcttttttttgttgtattttttgcctgcatgctgttttatttgtttttcctatcaaagtggatttttctacagaattttgccaggaacaacccttttgttgccatgggttcttttacgtgcgctaagtgcatgctgcacacgggacctcggtttatcgtctcatccgaatgactagcatccagaccaccactcaaggtctagtggagggggagaaaatatcggcggctgaggcgtgattcgaaccagcgcgctcagattctctcgcttcctaggcagacgcgttacctctaggccatcactccactcaggcTGGAAAACGGCGGCACTGAAGATGTCACGCTTGCAGGTGAAATACTTTTTCGTTTGTGGGCcataactcccacgttcacttgtatgtacatgagggGGCTTTTATGTCTTTGAccattttaaccccgccatgcaggcagccatactccgttttcgggggtgtgcttggtgggtatgttcttgtttccataacccactgaacgctgacatggattacaggatctttaacgtgtgcatttgatcttttgcttgcgtatacccaTGAAGGGCATTCaagcacaagcatgtctgcacatatgttgacctgggagattagaaaaatctccaccctttacccaccagatgccgttaacgagattcgaacccgggtctctcagattgaaagtccaacgcttcaaccacttggctattgctacCCGTTGCAGGTGAAGTACAAGAAGCACAAGAGGAGGGACTCAGCGGAAAAAGCCCTGAAGCAGCGCATCGCTCAGCAGGTCATGAAGATGGACTCCTCCATGGGCTGTGCCCCTTCTCCTGGCTATGTTCTCCCTGACTTTGCCACTGACTCCCCCGCGGTCCATCCTGCCCAGTCCTCCTCCCagaccctgcacccccacctgtcccccttcacccacctcacccccacctacAGCAGCCCCAGGATGGGTAACCTGaccgtccctccctcctccaggtCGGACAGCAGTCAGCGAGGCGGACACAGGCATAGAGGTGGACAATGTCAGTTTGTTTGGCAGCGCCTCTCTGGAGGAAGCCTCCCCCCCGATGATGCGCAGCTACTCCAACAGCTCCGCTGCCCCCACCGCCATGCACAGCCCTGGCTCCGGCATGTACTCCccgtactcctcctcctcctcagccaccAGTCCCATGACCTCTCCCGCGACTTCCACGGCGACCTCCTCGGGCGCCTCGCACTCGGCCCTTGTGTCGGAGCTGGCACGCAAGGAGTCGCTGCTGTGCATCGCAGAAGACTACAAGATCGAGCAGTTCACAGGCACGGAGCGCAGCGTGGCGGAGGCCCTGTGCCAGGTCGGGGACGACATTGTGCGCAAGCTGGTGCAGTGGATGCGCCACCTGCCCTTCCACGCCCAGATCCCCCTGCAGCAGCAGACCCGCATCCTCACCTCCAAGTGGCACGAGCTGCTGCTGCTCATCATGACTGCCTATGGGCCTGTTAGTGGCCGCATGCATGGCAACAACTCTGCCATGCCCGTCggcgcttcctcctcctcctcctcctcagcggTGTTTGCGGAGATGTACCAGCAGCACATGACGCGGATGCAGCAGTACCTGGAGCGGACGTTCGGCAAGCTGTTCAGCATGGATCAGCTGCGGCAGGAGATAGGGGGCGTGATGGAGCGCATCACGCGGGTCATGCTGCACTTCGCTCAGCTGGCCGTCACCCGCAAGGAGCTGGCCGTGCTGCAGGTCATCCTGCTGCTGTCAtcaccctcctccgcctcctcctcctcctcctcctcttcctcctcccaaggTGAGTGAATGCCAGGATGTTAGCCGTGTCAGCTTCCTCCCCCTAGCTAGTATTTACACCCCCTTAATGGAAAGAAAtgtaggtgggggggtgggagcatACTTTGATGTAttgatctcatccgaatgactagcatcattGATTCTAACTGGGGCCAAATTTAACTCTATGGGTCACTTCCAAGCTAGCCCAGAATGTCTCCCGTACACATCATGACAGGGTAAAATGCAACTAGGGGGGGTCAGTTTAGCTTTGGGGGGACATTTCTGGCTGGTTTGCATAGAGCCCGGGGTTAATCTAGACATGACAGATTCGACCCTGGGGTAAAAACCAATGGGTttaaacacacatgcacctgacgcctctctctcacacacatacacacacacacatgacgtacccgacacacacccccccccccacacacacacatacacacatacactgtctgtctctctcttgtggtctgacaattaaaatatttcgactttgactgtctgtttgtctctgtccctgtctctgtctctctctctctctctccctctctctctctctctctcactgcatttCCATAACCCCATTTAACTCTTTAACACatgctcaccccccacccccacccccaccccccacacacacctctcccgtCAACAGAAGAGCCCCAGGAGGATGCGGTGATGCAGCGCATCGTGCGCACCTACCAGCAGGCCCTCCGGCACTACATCCTGGAGCGGTACCCCTCGGAGGCCAACCGCTTCGGGGATCTGCTGGCCCAGCTGCCGGAGATCCGCGCGGCCTCCCACCACCTGCTGCACAGCAAGATGATCTACATTCCCTTCCTGCTCAATTCCTAAAAACCCCTTCCGCCTCCCaccttgtcaggtcaggtcaggtcaggcagGGCGTGGTGGtcgcacacacaatgtgtgtgcccttggttggggagggggaaggtgggggtgttgagtgttgtttcttttttcttttgtttttgttattctct
Coding sequences within:
- the LOC143276002 gene encoding LOW QUALITY PROTEIN: hormone receptor 4-like (The sequence of the model RefSeq protein was modified relative to this genomic sequence to represent the inferred CDS: deleted 1 base in 1 codon) — encoded protein: MKLTTFMAHCVTLDDPRSPTDSPIMEQQTVSLFQDLKLKRKRVRDLLTDSESARSIYLEGCESDIQSDISGDSAYVSDRSSECGASATGEEAPLKKKRTDSDSKAPEPFQLKEDGEETRWSPPNGLDGKPSSGGGATAVSIPVSSSSTAMTYMQGYLMPVSAGFPSMAGMATNGLKFIPMMGLPASLHNMPAPMFIAAPPSGYLFTSAESISTPAGPVLAFPTTTTNTAASAVATTHQAIKPDADKKPQLPSSPPASSPKFKEPAPEDSRLEKDQEFITHYTNGKFVYTGHLVENPHNKGHLSSSSGCAEAAREDSDGEETMVCAICSDKATGLHYGIITCEGCKGFFKRTVQNKRVYTCVADGDCEINKIQRNRCQYCRFKKCLQMGMVLAAVREDRMPGGRNSGAVYNLYKVKYKKHKRRDSAEKALKQRIAQQVMKMDSSMGCAPSPGYVLPDFATDSPAVHPAQSSSQTLHPHLSPFTHLTPTYSSPRMGNLTVPPSSRSDSSQRGGHRHRGGQCQFVWQRLSGGSLPPDDAQLLQQLRSPTAMHSPGSGMYSPYSSSSSATSPMTSPATSTATSSGASHSALVSELARKESLLCIAEDYKIEQFTGTERSVAEALCQVGDDIVRKLVQWMRHLPFHAQIPLQQQTRILTSKWHELLLLIMTAYGPVSGRMHGNNSAMPVGASSSSSSSAVFAEMYQQHMTRMQQYLERTFGKLFSMDQLRQEIGGVMERITRVMLHFAQLAVTRKELAVLQVILLLSSPSSASSSSSSSSSSQEEPQEDAVMQRIVRTYQQALRHYILERYPSEANRFGDLLAQLPEIRAASHHLLHSKMIYIPFLLNS